DNA from Pecten maximus chromosome 18, xPecMax1.1, whole genome shotgun sequence:
GACCCAGATCTACCAGATCCCATTGATGACCACTGGCAGAGGATGCAGACTCATAAAGCCTGGGAAATGATGACTGGTGGGTCGGGTCATGGACCAGGCCTGCCTCCACTTGTACCTCCAAGAAGGTGGGGTGACCGCGGCGTAGTACCCGGGGGACCTACCACTCCGCCCTGGCCCAACATGGATAAGAGGAAGCCCAAAAATACAGGGAGGGCCAAGATCTGGGCTGAGGAAGGTTCTGGATTTGTGGGTGGAGGATCCGGAAGGGGTCAGATTTGGAATGAGCAATGGCCGTCACAGCCGAACGGAACTCAACTGTTAAATGCGACAGTTAACAATCCTACAAACATCACTGGGAACAGCACTCCATCCATGAATGAGTTCCAAAGGAACACAGGTCGATCTCCACAGACAAGAATCCCACTACCGCCACCAACTGATCTCCTAAATAATAACCCCTTCCAACACCAAATGTCACAGCACCCTAGGGACAAGTGGGATTACAGGATGCAACAATTAGCTGCTTGGGAAAGACAGCAACGTACTGGAGGTCGACCGTTTCCTTATGAACAAGAGGTAAAGCGAGAGCGGGAAGAAGAGAGGTCAAGAGGTCAAACAACCTGGCCATATCAGGCAAGGACAAATCTGAGGACAAGGGCTGGATCAGGAGTTGTGAGGTCAGGGGTCAGCATTCCTGACCAAGGCAGTGGACGGCCACCGATAAAGCTATCAGACCTGAGTCCGTCTCTTGCCGGTATTCTCGGCAACATGACACAAAACCCGACACAGACAGGATGGGTCGCCAGAAATAACCCCGATAGCCCAGCCATGACACATACTTTCCCACCTCACCAGGAAAACCCAGACAGGAGAAACAGATTCACAAACATACCCAGGCAAGGGGAACAACTCCAACCACCTAACATTCCAATGCAGCCATATACAGGCACTGGCGGCCAGAGGGCTTTCTTAGGTAGGTCACCAAGCTACGTacattaaatgattttttaaatctAATACAATTTCTTTTCATAGCTGAAACAATAATCCTGCTTTTAAAATGACTCCCTGTGAGACAAGCCAAAGATTTTTAATccatcaaaataaattattttctttgatttttcaTTCCTCAGGTGGAGAAAATAAGACCAAGGCAGACAATCAGACAGACCCGGACGGACCTGTAGTTGGAGAGGGACAACAACAACTATCACATGATGGGTCAATGCTTGGCCCGATCCTCGCTCGCGCTAAAATGCAAGGTTTTGACACTGATCATGAACAAGAGTCTGAGCTCGAGTCGGAGGACAGCCGGCTACGGAAGATCATTGTTGGGACGTATATGGAGAAATTAGCCGTGAAAGATGGCGAGGGAGGCTCTGGGTACGATCCTTTCCAGGCCGCTATGGCAGATATTAATTCTACCCTCTGGTCAACCCTGAGAAACATATCGCGTAAAAGGGGCCGGGGTGATCTGGGGTGGATGGGAAGCCATGATATTTCTCCTATGAAATCTGGCGCAGCCTGGATCCCGACAGGCAGACAGAGGATAGCAGGTCGTCCACAACAGTCAATGACAACACAAGGTCAAAGGCAAGATGGCGGATTCCAGAGAAGGCTTTTACCAACAAATCCAGAATCGGGAGTTATTCCACACATGGACACAGTGTTACAAACACCTACCAGAATGCCAACAGTTACTGGTAGAGGTCTGAACCCTTTGTtagtaaggggaggtaactctggtACTCCCAGGACGGGTCAGCAGCCACCACAATGGCCACAGTATAATCAAGGACAAGCCAGTCCGCCTTCCAGACCATCATACAATCCGCATAATCCTCAGAAGGTGTTTGTTCCTCAGAACGTGTATCCTCGGACACAAAATCCACAGGTATATGACCCCAGACAAGTGTACGATGTTCAAagtcaggtcaaggtcacagaagcGCCCCCTATGACACCTTCACCCGATACGAACGACCAGAATCAAAACAACGACCAGAATGAGATAGAAGAACTCTTGCCAGTGGGCACCAAAATTCTTCCAAAACACATTCCAAAAATTCTAGCCATTCTCAATGTTACAGTTCCCAACACAACCCCTCGTGTTCTTGTCGCGTCTCAAATGGACGGCGTACGACCGGGAAACAATAATGAACCTGCGCGTATGGTCAACATTCCACAGCCAACAGAGGAGATACAAACAGCCACGGAGTTCCTTCAAGTTTCAACGGCAAGAACCATAACTACCGAGAGTACGTCATCTGCGTTCGGTATAATCATCGCGTGTCTGGTTGCCTGTGCTGTAGTCGTAGGCCCTGGTATATGTATAGGATGTAGGATGAGACAACGCTCCAAACAGCGGGAACGAAAGAAAGCCGCAGCGGCGGCCACACGAAACGAGGAAAGTGGCATCATGGAGGCAATTATTATGAGTGAATTAGGCCGCAGTGCTCTTAACCGTGAAGACTGTGAAATCAATGGAACACGACCAAAAAGTAGGTCAGAGCGTGGAACATTTCATGAGCTTCAAAACTTACGGTCAGGTCGAGAATCACCCACAATAATCGTGCATTAACGTGTGTTTTATTCCACGTTTCAAtatttatgtgataaaaaaaaatgttttactgataatttGGACTTTTTTTTATGGATTTAAGGAAGATAAAAATTCCTTTAGTGCCTTGAAACTTATTTATAGTCTTGTGGTAATATATTTTTCTAACAAACATTTGGAGGTTcaccatcttgtatttcaatgtgtG
Protein-coding regions in this window:
- the LOC117317036 gene encoding uncharacterized protein LOC117317036 is translated as MTKLKKRWILFFEDFTNFAPILIFLLQMFESSRASTTSRTPIQPPPRNYEGQVPWQRRSSPQQPWNQDPKNVGNTNQDIPWEQEQLLPMQGYQGRNQGRYQGRNQGKSPRSFMKFYPDALEKSPPSNQDQSRGIQPVNSKLDVEAIRREMSNTAISLQEAKQNNTDRMSQTTRGDNSQRKQTDWTSERRGPATPTPYWNDRRYEGPYRGQGRPYRRDQRPYPDERYSRNRFRSPTYPPPTYPPPNNRGGRWEQARGSPPDPRGWDRREPYNRQEGGYPNHRGSQGTGGRGRNGAGSGVGSGHLMMVDPDLPDPIDDHWQRMQTHKAWEMMTGGSGHGPGLPPLVPPRRWGDRGVVPGGPTTPPWPNMDKRKPKNTGRAKIWAEEGSGFVGGGSGRGQIWNEQWPSQPNGTQLLNATVNNPTNITGNSTPSMNEFQRNTGRSPQTRIPLPPPTDLLNNNPFQHQMSQHPRDKWDYRMQQLAAWERQQRTGGRPFPYEQEVKREREEERSRGQTTWPYQARTNLRTRAGSGVVRSGVSIPDQGSGRPPIKLSDLSPSLAGILGNMTQNPTQTGWVARNNPDSPAMTHTFPPHQENPDRRNRFTNIPRQGEQLQPPNIPMQPYTGTGGQRAFLGGENKTKADNQTDPDGPVVGEGQQQLSHDGSMLGPILARAKMQGFDTDHEQESELESEDSRLRKIIVGTYMEKLAVKDGEGGSGYDPFQAAMADINSTLWSTLRNISRKRGRGDLGWMGSHDISPMKSGAAWIPTGRQRIAGRPQQSMTTQGQRQDGGFQRRLLPTNPESGVIPHMDTVLQTPTRMPTVTGRGLNPLLVRGGNSGTPRTGQQPPQWPQYNQGQASPPSRPSYNPHNPQKVFVPQNVYPRTQNPQVYDPRQVYDVQSQVKVTEAPPMTPSPDTNDQNQNNDQNEIEELLPVGTKILPKHIPKILAILNVTVPNTTPRVLVASQMDGVRPGNNNEPARMVNIPQPTEEIQTATEFLQVSTARTITTESTSSAFGIIIACLVACAVVVGPGICIGCRMRQRSKQRERKKAAAAATRNEESGIMEAIIMSELGRSALNREDCEINGTRPKSRSERGTFHELQNLRSGRESPTIIVH